The sequence below is a genomic window from Cryobacterium arcticum.
GGTCGTCGATGGACGCGTGCGGTCGCAGCGTGGGCGTCGCGGCCACCCAACGACGCCGGCCGCCGGGCAGAGGGAACGATTCGACGACGCCGCCCTCCTCGAAGAACAGCACCGCCTCGTCGCCGTGCTCGCCGATGTCGGGGTAGTCGGCCATGAGGTAGGTGCCCGCGCCGCCCAGCGCACGGGACTCGATGCCCACCGCGTCGCGCAGGGCTCCGCGGGCGCCGTCGGCGACCACCACGTACCGGGCCTGCGCCACGATCTCCTGCCCGCCGTCGTCGGTCTCCGCCTCGGCTCCGCCGGGCTCGGCGAGCACGTCAACGTGGTCGCCGCGGTCCTGCAGCATGCCCACACCCACGCCGGAGCGCAGCCCTCCGGGTTTGAGCGCCGCGAACCGCTCCCGCAGCACGGCCTCTGTCTCGTGCTGTGGCAGGGTCACCACGAATGGGAACCGGCCGGTGACCTGCGCGAACGACAGCCGGCCGAGGGTGCGGCCGCCGCTCTGCACGCTGCCGGACTCGATGCGCACCGCCCGGGAGAGCACCTCCTCGGCCACGCCGGCCTGTCGCAGCACCCGCATCGACGGCGGATGGATACCGATGGCCTTGGCGTGCATCGACGGTTCGGTGCGCCGTTCGAGCACCTCCACGTCCACCCCGCGTTCGGCCAGCAGGCAGCCCAACAGGATGCCCACGGGCCCGCCGCCCACCACGATCACGTCACGCATGGGCCCGCCCCGTCTGCCGCGCCGCGGTCAGGGTCACCGGCGGCGCGCTCCAGCGCAGCATCAGCCGGTAGGGCACCTCCCGGTGCACGGTCCAGCCGGGCGGCACCGACGCGGCCAGCTCCGCGCGGGTGAAGCTGCGCCGGATGGAGGTCAGCCCGTCATCGCGGATGAACGAGCGCCGGAAGAACGGCCAGGTGCCCAGCCCGAAGCCGAGGTACGCCAGCGGCGCCCGCTCGATGTCGCCGTGCAGCACCAGGGCCCGGCTGAGCCGTTCGGAGTCGACCAGCAGCCCGCCGAGTTCGCCGGCGCTGAGGTGGTGCAGCACGTGGTTGGACAGCACGATGTCGAACCGTTCCCCCGCGGCCACGAGGTCGCTGCTCAGCGCCCGGCGGAACGTGAGCCCGGGCAGCGACGGCTGGCTCGTGGCGTAATCGTGCGCGCGGGCATCCGGGTCGATGCCCGTCACGGCCAGCCGCAAGCCGTCCCTCGCGGCCCAACGGGCCAGCGAACGGGCCACGTCGCCGCCGCCGGAGCCGATGTCCAGCAGCGTGTGCGGCACCTCGGCCGAGAGCAGCGGTCGGATGTCGTGTCGGTAGGTGTGCCGGAGGCCGGACACGACGGCGTTGACGTACCGGAAGTTCGCGTAGGTGCGGCGGAGCATGTCGGGGTCGCAGTCCGGATCGTCCATGATCTCGACGGTATCCACCGCACGGTCCCGCAACGAGAAACGCACGGCGTCAGCCGCGCAGCACGGTCATCAGGCTCGACTCCACGGTCAAGCCCGGTCCGAACGCCATGGCGCAGACCCTGTCCCCGTCGGCGGCGTTCTCCTGTTCGAGAATCGCCTTCATGACGAAGAGGATGGTGGCGCTGGACATATTGCCGTTGGTGCGCAGGGTTTCCCGCGAGGGCACCAGCTGCGTCTCGGTGAGGCCGAGTTTGGCCTCGGTCTTGTCGAGGATGCTGCGCCCGCCCGGATGGATCGCCCAGTGCGCGATCGCGGTACTCAACGGGGAACCCGGCGCCGCGGCCGTGAGCACCTGGCCGGGTTCGGCGGAGGAGCTGGTCGCCGCCGTGTCGTCCTGAGCCTGCGCCGTGACCGCGCCGGCCTCGGCGAGGACTCCCGCCGCCAGGGTCCGGGTGAGCGACTCGTCGCGGCCGAAGAGCGGCGCGAGCGCCGACTCGATGTGCTCGTCGATGATGTGCGGCACGTAGGAGCTGAGGATCATCTCGAACCCCTCGTCGCCGATCTTCCAGGCCATATCGCCCTCGCCGACTGGCGTGATCACGGTTTCGAAGTGGTCGAGGTTGAGGGCGTTCTCGCCGGCGGCCGGCGGGCGGCTGCTCACGATGCCGGCGGCCGCGCCATCCGAGAAGAGGGACGAGGCCACGATGGTGTCGGGGTCGCTCGAGGTGCGCAGGTGCAGCGAGCACAGCTCGGCGCTCACCACGAGCACCACGGCGTTCGGGTCGGCCTCCACGAACTGCTTGGCCGTGCGCAGAGCCGGCATCGCCGCGTAGCAGCCCATGAAACCCAGGTGGTAACGCTGCGTCGACGGCGCCAGGCCCAGTTCGCGCACGAGCATGTAGTCAGGGCCGGGGGCGTAGAAGCCCGTGCAGGACACGGTCACGACGTGGGTGATGTCGGAGGCCTCCAGGCCCGGGCACGCGTTGATGGCCCGGCGGCCGGCCTCCACGAAGAGCTTCGTGGCCTGCTCGATGTAGAGCTCGTTGCGCACGCGGGTGCCCGGCACGAGCAGCCGTTGGGTGGCGGCGTCGAAGAACTGCGGCTCGGCCACGGTGGAATCGAGGGTGAGTTCCTCGATCACGGTATGCCGGGTGTCGATGCCCGACAGGTTGAAGGAGGCCGTGACCAACCGCTGCGCCAACCGGCTCAGGCCCGGTTGGGCGGCGAAGATATCCCGTACCTGCTCCTGCACAAGGACGGT
It includes:
- a CDS encoding FAD-dependent oxidoreductase, which translates into the protein MRDVIVVGGGPVGILLGCLLAERGVDVEVLERRTEPSMHAKAIGIHPPSMRVLRQAGVAEEVLSRAVRIESGSVQSGGRTLGRLSFAQVTGRFPFVVTLPQHETEAVLRERFAALKPGGLRSGVGVGMLQDRGDHVDVLAEPGGAEAETDDGGQEIVAQARYVVVADGARGALRDAVGIESRALGGAGTYLMADYPDIGEHGDEAVLFFEEGGVVESFPLPGGRRRWVAATPTLRPHASIDDLTALIEQRTGVRLPPSESVPSSFSVRQRLASTMVHGRVLLAGDAAHEISPIGGQGMNLGWLDAVALAPALKHALAQPIEAAVTLAGYDRRRRRSARMAVRQAGFNMAMGRPVSGLRLRARNALVRALALPPLNALLSRAFTMRWL
- a CDS encoding methyltransferase domain-containing protein, with product MDDPDCDPDMLRRTYANFRYVNAVVSGLRHTYRHDIRPLLSAEVPHTLLDIGSGGGDVARSLARWAARDGLRLAVTGIDPDARAHDYATSQPSLPGLTFRRALSSDLVAAGERFDIVLSNHVLHHLSAGELGGLLVDSERLSRALVLHGDIERAPLAYLGFGLGTWPFFRRSFIRDDGLTSIRRSFTRAELAASVPPGWTVHREVPYRLMLRWSAPPVTLTAARQTGRAHA
- a CDS encoding type III polyketide synthase, with product MAVTLRALQTVVPPTVLVQEQVRDIFAAQPGLSRLAQRLVTASFNLSGIDTRHTVIEELTLDSTVAEPQFFDAATQRLLVPGTRVRNELYIEQATKLFVEAGRRAINACPGLEASDITHVVTVSCTGFYAPGPDYMLVRELGLAPSTQRYHLGFMGCYAAMPALRTAKQFVEADPNAVVLVVSAELCSLHLRTSSDPDTIVASSLFSDGAAAGIVSSRPPAAGENALNLDHFETVITPVGEGDMAWKIGDEGFEMILSSYVPHIIDEHIESALAPLFGRDESLTRTLAAGVLAEAGAVTAQAQDDTAATSSSAEPGQVLTAAAPGSPLSTAIAHWAIHPGGRSILDKTEAKLGLTETQLVPSRETLRTNGNMSSATILFVMKAILEQENAADGDRVCAMAFGPGLTVESSLMTVLRG